A genomic segment from Streptosporangium roseum DSM 43021 encodes:
- a CDS encoding DUF4062 domain-containing protein, with protein MKVYVSSTFQDLVECRGRVRTTLRQMGHTDVAMEYYVAEDARPLERCLRDVADCDLYICVLALRYGHIPQGHDHSVTELEFRRAQELGKPILAFVLKDGASWDTGQIEFAAHSRIQRFRGELTEGFLAGEFTDAGDLGAKVATAVHAWGREQDSVRPGHLVNWGSYRVSATDRHRLVRLQVIMGARQDRPVEIPLADVFVPQPCRSGRPDYDVPEENGVRADPVAEAAAGSLLAGRSDGPATGMIGRESRQVILGGPGSGKSTLLLSTMLRLCETPDSPVPILVELRQYALDPSRSLLDYMVDSVNRDHLMGLDSAGLRDLLVNGASAVLFDGLDEVLGPNDRAKVTGELRAFAWAFPRASVVVTSRLAGYDAGELEQAGFSHYTLLDFGMPEIRSFVPKWYEFYTLQGDERDAHGLIRRIADNPRLRELAGNPLLLTMMAVIYKHSDLPERRWQLYGKCTEVLLEDWDVKRKKIGREELLSFVMTAEQKAQLLQRVAIAMLNGARPGRELNAIARGPLLGIVSRYLQETYRRSPGEARGIAAEILDHLRERTYVLAEIGENIFGFVHRTFMEFFAAGHVLAEFNSRESDFAWLTEEIFGPHWRSDDWREVLLLLAAMLRGQGSPARKVIEYVEHRSPRAEALAFAARLLGEAGAEPWAAGLVEKAVLSVIAISRQGRTANRDALVAEYLSALFLIGDAVPLSEGAGEQAEALANAADIRTRLTAFQLGVALRGRADRLEFTLASLSGDEATSRGAATVLEREWPGNERAGYALLEVFDSERHARVRGEALRALTRGWTLDGELLDTLSARAGRERRNIAEIAVPYLGERWAGDERALRLAIRFIALRAIGQDHSFDRPYFDRAHALVAGSCRASFLRDVAHAVSTEHEDPRTRLIARLIRVRAREGHRRPALVTELFDEALTLLRPAVALPLALSSMTEEEQEYEWLSGTALRTSRREVHRACCAELGRFTRPEFDGRYAGDMRKRLLRQLKTHAHAPDLPSVIGLLLATGMSAEEMERELREGGRECRLAGLALRTWKHVPAVPPTLIADLLDRASQGHGAVDFFVEPVFRHDPPDDDTLRLMTSYARHDESWEVRAFALSLLATRGARPADLTEDVASAVTLQGTRKKPSWARRVLQTARDLHRPEG; from the coding sequence GTGAAGGTATACGTCTCGTCCACGTTCCAGGACCTGGTCGAGTGCCGTGGCCGCGTCCGCACGACGCTGCGGCAGATGGGGCACACCGACGTCGCCATGGAGTACTACGTCGCCGAGGACGCCCGCCCCTTGGAGCGCTGCCTGCGGGACGTGGCCGACTGCGATCTCTACATCTGCGTCCTCGCCCTGCGGTACGGCCACATCCCGCAAGGACATGACCACTCCGTCACGGAGCTGGAGTTCCGCAGAGCCCAGGAGCTGGGCAAACCCATCCTGGCCTTCGTGCTCAAGGACGGGGCGAGCTGGGACACCGGACAGATCGAGTTCGCGGCCCATTCCCGGATCCAGCGGTTCCGCGGGGAGCTGACGGAGGGCTTCCTCGCAGGCGAGTTCACCGACGCGGGCGACCTCGGGGCCAAGGTCGCCACCGCCGTCCACGCCTGGGGGCGCGAGCAGGACTCCGTCCGTCCGGGGCATCTGGTCAACTGGGGTTCCTACCGCGTCTCGGCCACCGACCGGCACCGGCTGGTGCGACTGCAGGTCATCATGGGCGCTCGCCAGGATCGGCCGGTCGAGATCCCCCTGGCCGACGTGTTCGTGCCCCAGCCCTGCCGCAGCGGGCGTCCCGACTACGACGTCCCCGAGGAGAACGGCGTGCGGGCCGATCCCGTGGCCGAGGCCGCGGCCGGCTCCCTGCTGGCCGGCAGGTCGGACGGACCGGCGACCGGCATGATCGGCAGGGAGAGCCGCCAGGTGATCCTGGGCGGTCCCGGCAGCGGCAAGAGCACGCTCCTGCTGAGCACGATGCTGCGCCTGTGCGAGACCCCGGACTCACCGGTGCCGATCCTGGTCGAGCTGCGGCAGTACGCGCTGGATCCGTCACGGAGCCTGCTCGACTACATGGTCGACAGCGTGAACCGCGACCACCTGATGGGCCTCGACTCGGCCGGGCTGCGGGATCTCCTGGTCAACGGGGCGTCGGCGGTCCTCTTCGACGGCCTGGACGAGGTTCTCGGCCCGAACGACCGCGCGAAGGTCACCGGCGAGCTGAGGGCGTTCGCCTGGGCGTTCCCGAGGGCGTCCGTCGTCGTGACGTCGCGCCTGGCGGGCTACGACGCCGGCGAGCTGGAACAGGCGGGATTCTCGCACTACACGCTGCTGGACTTCGGCATGCCGGAGATCAGGTCTTTCGTCCCCAAGTGGTATGAGTTCTACACCCTGCAGGGCGACGAACGGGACGCCCACGGCCTGATCCGCCGGATCGCCGACAACCCGCGGCTGCGCGAGCTCGCCGGCAACCCCCTTCTGCTGACCATGATGGCGGTCATCTACAAGCACTCCGACCTGCCCGAACGCCGCTGGCAGCTGTACGGCAAGTGCACCGAGGTGCTGCTGGAGGACTGGGACGTCAAGCGCAAGAAGATCGGCCGCGAGGAGCTGCTGAGCTTCGTGATGACCGCCGAGCAGAAGGCGCAGCTCCTGCAGCGGGTGGCCATCGCCATGCTGAACGGAGCCCGGCCCGGCCGGGAGCTGAACGCCATCGCCCGCGGACCGCTGCTCGGCATCGTCTCCCGCTACCTGCAGGAGACCTACCGCCGCTCTCCGGGAGAAGCCCGCGGCATCGCCGCCGAGATCCTCGACCACCTGCGCGAGCGCACGTACGTGCTGGCCGAGATCGGCGAGAACATCTTCGGTTTCGTGCACCGCACCTTCATGGAGTTCTTCGCGGCCGGCCACGTCCTCGCCGAGTTCAACTCCCGGGAATCCGACTTCGCCTGGCTCACCGAGGAGATCTTCGGCCCCCACTGGCGCTCGGACGACTGGCGCGAGGTCCTGCTGCTCCTGGCCGCGATGCTCCGGGGACAGGGCTCCCCGGCACGCAAAGTGATCGAATACGTCGAGCACCGGAGCCCGCGGGCGGAGGCGCTCGCCTTCGCCGCCCGGCTGCTGGGCGAGGCGGGCGCGGAGCCGTGGGCGGCGGGACTGGTCGAGAAGGCGGTCCTCTCCGTGATCGCGATCTCCCGGCAGGGCAGGACCGCGAACCGCGACGCGCTCGTCGCCGAATACCTGTCGGCGCTGTTCCTGATAGGAGACGCCGTCCCGCTCTCCGAGGGCGCCGGGGAACAGGCCGAGGCGCTCGCGAACGCCGCCGACATCCGCACGCGGCTGACCGCCTTCCAGCTCGGGGTCGCGCTGCGCGGCCGGGCGGACCGGCTGGAGTTCACGCTCGCCTCCCTGTCGGGGGACGAGGCGACGAGCCGCGGGGCCGCCACCGTGCTGGAACGCGAGTGGCCGGGGAACGAGCGGGCCGGGTACGCCCTGCTCGAGGTCTTCGACTCCGAGCGCCACGCCCGGGTCCGCGGCGAGGCGCTCAGGGCACTGACCCGGGGTTGGACGCTGGACGGCGAGTTGCTGGACACCCTGTCCGCCCGGGCGGGCAGGGAGCGCAGGAACATCGCGGAGATCGCCGTCCCCTATCTCGGCGAGCGCTGGGCGGGCGACGAGCGGGCCCTGCGCCTCGCGATCCGATTCATCGCGCTGAGAGCCATCGGCCAGGACCATTCCTTCGACCGGCCGTATTTCGACAGAGCCCACGCCCTGGTCGCCGGGTCGTGCCGGGCGTCGTTCCTGCGGGACGTCGCCCACGCCGTTTCCACGGAGCATGAAGATCCCAGAACCCGGCTGATCGCGCGTCTCATACGGGTACGGGCCCGGGAAGGCCACCGGCGTCCGGCCCTGGTGACCGAGCTGTTCGACGAGGCCCTCACCCTGTTGCGTCCAGCCGTCGCGCTCCCCCTCGCCCTGTCCTCCATGACCGAAGAGGAGCAGGAGTACGAATGGCTGAGCGGCACGGCGCTGAGGACGTCCCGGCGGGAGGTGCACAGGGCGTGCTGTGCGGAGCTGGGCAGGTTCACGAGGCCGGAGTTCGACGGCCGCTACGCCGGCGACATGCGGAAGCGGCTCCTCCGGCAGCTCAAAACCCACGCCCACGCCCCCGATCTGCCGAGCGTGATCGGCCTGCTGCTGGCCACCGGGATGTCCGCCGAGGAGATGGAGCGGGAACTACGCGAGGGAGGCAGGGAATGCCGGCTCGCGGGACTGGCCCTCAGAACGTGGAAGCACGTACCGGCGGTGCCGCCCACCCTGATCGCCGACCTTCTGGACAGGGCCTCCCAGGGGCACGGGGCGGTCGACTTCTTCGTGGAACCCGTTTTCCGCCACGATCCTCCGGACGACGACACTCTCCGGCTCATGACCTCCTACGCCCGCCATGACGAGAGCTGGGAGGTACGCGCGTTCGCGCTGTCCCTTCTCGCCACGCGGGGCGCGCGCCCGGCCGATCTGACCGAGGACGTGGCCTCGGCCGTCACGCTCCAGGGCACCCGCAAGAAGCCGAGCTGGGCACGGCGCGTCCTCCAGACGGCCCGGGATCTCCATCGCCCGGAGGGCTGA
- a CDS encoding DUF5925 domain-containing protein: MSVLKNVPFAPEPRLAELPMKLWLDDGDSAMDVIDALALSPFATGAQPWSRTTELERVRPDAPLAPAAGTLVRAAREDDGRESRLICGEGWTLRVVRYRNRAATVSVTAVDDELARSVIEETVKDAVEAAPDSDHVEMGFWWQSTDGVRRSAKPVTASPWEEVGGNYARSLHGPLSRLMSVTPADAHGRLILLHGPPGTGKTTLLRTLAREWRSWCQVDCVLDPDRLFNAPGYLMEVAVGSDSDEDGKKWRLLVLEDCDELIRSGAKEAAGQGLSRLLNLTDGLLGQGRDVLVAITTNEDLARLHPAVIRPGRCLAQIEVGALPYEEATRWLGRTEGVPPSGATLAELFALRDGVAGHPATAPETTGLYL, translated from the coding sequence ATGTCCGTGCTGAAAAACGTCCCTTTCGCGCCGGAGCCACGGCTGGCGGAACTGCCGATGAAACTCTGGCTCGACGACGGCGACTCGGCGATGGACGTGATCGACGCGCTCGCGCTGTCGCCGTTCGCGACGGGCGCGCAGCCGTGGTCACGCACCACGGAGCTGGAACGGGTCCGCCCCGACGCCCCGCTGGCGCCCGCCGCCGGGACGCTGGTCCGGGCGGCGCGGGAGGACGACGGCCGGGAGTCGCGGCTGATCTGCGGGGAGGGCTGGACGCTGCGCGTGGTCCGCTACCGCAACCGCGCCGCCACGGTCAGCGTGACCGCGGTCGACGACGAGCTGGCCCGCTCGGTGATCGAGGAGACCGTCAAGGACGCGGTGGAAGCCGCTCCGGACAGCGACCACGTGGAGATGGGCTTCTGGTGGCAGAGCACCGACGGCGTCCGCCGCTCCGCCAAGCCCGTCACCGCCTCCCCCTGGGAGGAGGTCGGCGGTAACTACGCCCGCTCCCTGCACGGCCCGCTGTCACGCCTGATGTCCGTCACCCCGGCCGACGCGCACGGCCGCCTGATCCTCCTGCACGGCCCGCCCGGCACCGGCAAGACCACGCTGCTGCGCACGCTCGCCCGCGAGTGGCGGTCGTGGTGCCAGGTGGACTGCGTGCTCGATCCGGATCGCCTGTTCAACGCCCCGGGATACCTGATGGAGGTCGCGGTCGGCTCCGACTCCGACGAGGACGGCAAGAAGTGGCGGCTCCTCGTGCTGGAGGACTGCGACGAGCTGATCAGGTCCGGCGCCAAGGAGGCGGCGGGGCAGGGCCTGTCGCGGCTGCTCAACCTGACCGACGGCCTGCTCGGCCAGGGCCGTGACGTGCTGGTCGCCATCACCACCAACGAGGACCTGGCCCGTCTCCATCCGGCCGTGATCCGCCCCGGCCGCTGCCTGGCCCAGATCGAGGTGGGCGCCCTGCCCTACGAGGAGGCCACCCGGTGGCTCGGCCGCACGGAGGGCGTCCCCCCGTCGGGCGCCACCCTCGCCGAGCTCTTCGCCCTGCGCGACGGCGTGGCGGGCCACCCGGCCACCGCTCCGGAGACCACCGGCCTCTACCTGTGA
- a CDS encoding GntR family transcriptional regulator: MSALRDRVYETLKRRIVEVELRPGERLVERDLAAELDVSRIPLREALRLLSAEGLVVIVPNRGALVSPFTPADVRDLFDVRESLEVLAARLAAERAGADGLARLHACLERARAAVRRDDRRETVAANAEFHSEIVRVSGNALLGTLMQPLDARLRRLFRLTSDRDPARQCAEHEELYAAIAGGDADRAAACAFRHVADGREPTLALAERWTADIDPVKVTHTRRRRTVTQKPPAVRGPAPRP; this comes from the coding sequence GTGAGCGCGTTGCGCGACCGGGTCTACGAGACGCTCAAGCGGCGCATCGTCGAAGTGGAGCTGCGGCCGGGCGAGCGGCTGGTGGAGCGCGACCTCGCCGCCGAGCTCGACGTCTCCCGCATCCCGCTCCGCGAGGCGCTGCGCCTGCTGTCCGCCGAGGGCCTGGTGGTGATCGTGCCCAACCGGGGCGCGCTGGTCAGCCCGTTCACCCCGGCCGACGTGCGCGACCTGTTCGACGTGCGCGAGAGCCTGGAGGTGCTCGCCGCGCGGCTGGCCGCCGAGCGGGCCGGCGCCGACGGCCTGGCGCGGCTGCACGCCTGCCTCGAACGCGCCCGCGCCGCCGTACGGCGGGACGACCGGCGGGAGACCGTGGCGGCCAACGCCGAGTTCCACTCCGAGATCGTGCGGGTCTCCGGCAACGCGCTGCTCGGCACGCTGATGCAGCCGCTCGACGCCCGGCTCAGGCGGCTGTTCCGGCTCACCTCCGACCGTGACCCCGCCCGGCAGTGCGCCGAGCACGAGGAGCTCTACGCGGCGATCGCCGGCGGCGACGCCGACCGGGCCGCCGCCTGCGCGTTCCGCCACGTCGCCGACGGCCGCGAGCCGACCCTGGCGCTGGCCGAACGCTGGACCGCCGACATCGACCCGGTCAAGGTGACCCACACCCGCCGCCGCAGGACCGTGACCCAGAAGCCGCCGGCGGTCCGCGGCCCCGCGCCCCGGCCCTGA
- a CDS encoding amidohydrolase, producing the protein MTELLLRDARIWGHEGAADLLIRDGRIAEIRRAGQDGVGDGAEDLGGRLVLPGLVDGHAHLDKTLWGGPWVPHDAAPGLMSKIRNGQERRPEFGVPNADFVTALLENMIVCGTTHVRSHVDVDPLVGLGSVEAVREAVERHDGRISAELVAFPQAGMLISPGTEALLEEALKAGVESIGGLDPAGVDRDAVRHLDAVFALAERYGAGVDIHLHDGGTLGAWQFELIIERTKVLGLGGKVTVSHAFALADADPATRDRLISGLAEARIALASVAPNRGLLPLRLLGEAGVPVTLGNDGVRDLWSPFGTGDMLERALFQAKGTGSRDEDIELALDAATYGGARALGLRDYGLSVGDHADLVVVDARNAAEAVCVRPRRSLVVKSGRIVARDGVLA; encoded by the coding sequence TTGACCGAGCTGCTGCTGCGCGACGCCCGGATCTGGGGCCACGAGGGCGCCGCCGACCTGCTGATCAGGGACGGCCGGATCGCCGAGATCCGGCGGGCCGGTCAGGACGGCGTCGGGGACGGCGCGGAGGACCTGGGCGGCCGGCTCGTGCTCCCCGGCCTCGTCGACGGCCACGCCCACCTGGACAAGACGCTGTGGGGCGGCCCTTGGGTGCCGCACGACGCGGCTCCCGGCCTGATGAGCAAGATCCGCAACGGCCAGGAGCGGCGGCCGGAGTTCGGCGTCCCCAACGCCGACTTCGTGACCGCGCTGCTGGAGAACATGATCGTCTGCGGCACCACGCACGTCCGGTCGCACGTGGACGTCGACCCGCTGGTGGGCCTGGGCTCGGTCGAGGCGGTCCGCGAGGCCGTCGAGCGGCACGACGGCCGGATCTCCGCCGAGCTCGTCGCCTTCCCGCAGGCCGGCATGCTGATCAGCCCCGGCACCGAGGCGCTGCTGGAGGAGGCGCTCAAGGCCGGGGTCGAGTCGATCGGCGGGCTCGACCCCGCGGGGGTGGACCGGGACGCGGTCAGGCACCTGGACGCGGTGTTCGCCCTGGCGGAGCGGTACGGCGCGGGCGTGGACATCCACCTGCACGACGGCGGCACGCTCGGCGCCTGGCAGTTCGAGCTCATCATCGAGCGGACCAAGGTCCTCGGGCTGGGCGGCAAGGTCACCGTCAGCCACGCCTTCGCGCTCGCCGACGCCGACCCCGCCACCCGGGACAGGCTGATCTCCGGCCTGGCCGAGGCCCGGATCGCCCTCGCCTCGGTCGCCCCGAACCGGGGCCTGCTGCCGCTCCGCCTGCTCGGCGAGGCCGGGGTCCCCGTGACGCTGGGCAACGACGGCGTCCGCGACCTGTGGAGCCCGTTCGGCACCGGGGACATGCTGGAGCGCGCCCTGTTCCAGGCCAAGGGCACCGGGTCGCGCGACGAGGACATCGAGCTGGCCCTGGACGCCGCGACCTACGGCGGAGCCCGCGCCCTCGGCCTCCGGGACTACGGCCTGTCCGTCGGCGACCACGCCGACCTGGTGGTGGTCGACGCCCGCAACGCGGCCGAGGCCGTGTGCGTGCGCCCGCGCCGGTCCCTGGTCGTCAAGTCCGGCCGGATCGTCGCCCGCGACGGCGTTCTCGCCTGA
- a CDS encoding serine/threonine-protein kinase: protein MVATPLTPDDPVQLGPFRLAGRLGEGGQGVVYLAYAPDGEPVAVKSLFRGDPETRMRLSRELAALESVAPFCTARVLAASVDGPRPYVVSEYVDGPSLEQRIRERGPLRGGELERLVVGTATALAAIHAAGVVHRDFKPANVLLGPDGPRVVDFGIARADSAATTTSGLIGTPAYLAPEQIAGSPASAASDVFAWAATMLCAASGRSPFGADTLPAVLNRILHHRPDLSALPAGLTGLIASCLDKDPAGRPAARDLMIRLVDPGARGRPSTEDLARAGSLIAADAGVTDPGRPALATRASGRRRRGIAAGVLLAAVSLVIAAGVAGRFVLGDRPDTTDRNTATRSPAPPSSPAPATGSPSATAAPEPGEASTSRPPAAGDGRKVPVSFAGRWAGDGITSTNPFSPGEKRIEVELKAGDDGATWAEPVNGCKGRISLTGVSAGKLTFALGAGTGCVAGTVWLERKGDTLTYTWRDVPGPGLVTETGALTRR, encoded by the coding sequence ATGGTCGCGACCCCCCTCACCCCCGACGACCCGGTCCAGCTCGGCCCGTTCCGGCTGGCAGGAAGGCTCGGGGAGGGCGGTCAGGGCGTCGTCTACCTCGCGTACGCGCCCGACGGCGAGCCGGTCGCGGTCAAGTCGCTGTTCCGCGGCGACCCGGAGACGCGGATGCGGCTGTCGCGCGAGCTCGCGGCCCTGGAGAGCGTCGCGCCCTTCTGCACGGCGCGCGTGCTGGCCGCCTCGGTGGACGGGCCCCGGCCCTACGTGGTGAGCGAGTATGTGGACGGGCCCTCGCTGGAGCAGCGGATCCGCGAGCGCGGGCCGCTGCGGGGCGGGGAGCTGGAGCGCCTGGTGGTCGGCACGGCCACCGCCCTGGCGGCGATCCACGCGGCCGGTGTCGTGCACCGCGATTTCAAACCCGCCAACGTCCTGCTCGGCCCGGACGGTCCCCGCGTGGTCGACTTCGGCATCGCCAGGGCGGACAGCGCCGCCACGACGACCTCCGGCCTGATCGGCACCCCCGCCTACCTGGCCCCCGAGCAGATCGCCGGCTCCCCCGCCTCGGCCGCCTCCGACGTGTTCGCCTGGGCGGCCACCATGCTGTGCGCGGCGAGCGGCCGGTCGCCGTTCGGGGCCGACACCCTGCCCGCCGTGCTGAACCGCATCCTGCACCACCGGCCGGACCTGTCGGCCCTGCCCGCCGGTCTCACCGGACTGATCGCCTCCTGCCTGGACAAGGATCCCGCCGGCCGGCCGGCGGCCCGCGACCTGATGATCCGCCTGGTGGACCCGGGCGCCCGCGGGCGGCCTTCCACCGAGGACCTGGCCAGGGCCGGCAGCCTGATCGCCGCCGACGCCGGCGTGACGGATCCCGGGCGGCCCGCCCTGGCCACGCGGGCCTCCGGACGGCGCCGCCGCGGGATCGCCGCCGGCGTGCTCCTCGCGGCGGTGTCGCTCGTGATCGCCGCCGGAGTCGCCGGCCGGTTCGTCCTCGGCGACCGCCCGGACACGACCGACCGGAACACGGCCACGCGGAGCCCCGCTCCCCCGTCCTCGCCCGCCCCGGCCACGGGCTCCCCGAGCGCCACCGCCGCACCGGAACCGGGCGAGGCGAGCACCTCCCGCCCGCCCGCCGCCGGGGACGGGCGAAAGGTGCCCGTCTCCTTCGCGGGCAGGTGGGCCGGGGACGGCATCACCTCCACCAACCCGTTCTCCCCCGGCGAGAAGAGGATCGAGGTCGAGCTGAAGGCGGGCGACGACGGCGCGACCTGGGCTGAGCCGGTCAACGGCTGCAAAGGACGGATCTCCCTGACCGGGGTCTCGGCCGGCAAGCTGACCTTCGCCCTCGGCGCCGGCACCGGCTGCGTCGCCGGCACCGTCTGGCTGGAGAGGAAGGGCGACACCCTCACCTACACCTGGAGGGACGTTCCGGGCCCCGGCCTGGTGACGGAGACCGGCGCCCTCACCAGGCGCTGA
- a CDS encoding peptidoglycan recognition protein family protein: MAIDLVTRREWGARQPRGAYGRLGSTRGVKVHYTGGHVSPDIVGDHARCVALVRSIQNHHMDGNGWIDVGYSVLVCPHRKVFEGRGPNHLPAANGSGLNSGHYAVLGLVGSTGFTQPTDDVLHGILDAVEYLRDKGGAGDEIKGHRDGYSTDCPGGPLYAWVRRGAPRPGGGPTEPPEPHPSFPGRVLKYPPVMVGEDVRTWQRQMRRRGWDLDVDGLYGEASRDACRAFQREKGLSATGAVNRATWQATWEEPVT, from the coding sequence GTGGCCATTGATCTCGTTACCCGTCGCGAGTGGGGGGCTCGTCAGCCGCGCGGTGCCTACGGCCGGCTCGGTTCCACCCGGGGCGTCAAGGTCCACTACACCGGCGGCCATGTCAGTCCGGACATCGTCGGCGACCACGCCAGGTGCGTGGCCCTGGTGAGGTCCATCCAGAACCACCACATGGACGGCAACGGCTGGATCGACGTCGGTTACTCGGTGCTGGTCTGCCCGCACCGGAAGGTGTTCGAGGGCCGCGGGCCGAACCACCTCCCCGCGGCGAACGGCTCCGGGCTCAACAGCGGCCACTACGCGGTGCTCGGCCTGGTCGGCTCGACCGGGTTCACCCAGCCGACCGACGACGTCCTGCACGGCATCCTCGACGCCGTCGAATACCTCCGTGACAAGGGCGGCGCGGGCGACGAGATCAAGGGGCACCGGGACGGCTACTCCACCGACTGTCCCGGCGGTCCGCTGTACGCCTGGGTGAGGCGGGGCGCGCCCCGGCCCGGCGGCGGTCCCACCGAGCCGCCCGAGCCGCACCCCTCCTTCCCCGGCCGCGTCCTCAAATACCCGCCGGTCATGGTCGGCGAGGACGTCCGCACCTGGCAGCGGCAGATGCGCAGGCGCGGTTGGGACCTCGACGTCGACGGCCTGTACGGCGAGGCCTCCCGGGACGCCTGCCGTGCCTTCCAGCGCGAGAAGGGGCTGTCGGCCACCGGCGCCGTCAACCGCGCCACCTGGCAGGCGACCTGGGAGGAGCCCGTCACGTGA
- a CDS encoding methylmalonyl-CoA mutase family protein, with product MTVPPEELRSAADFPPTTRERWRELALGVLRKSGVEAGSPEEALASLTYDGVTIAPLYDASDLPDDPGLPGSAPYVRGARPEGGSWEVRQRHEVADPEAVLADLENGVTSLWLALEPEDLPRVLDRVHLELISITLDAGERTREAAEALFAVAEGKRAAAGRLRGPGESASAGSAGPADGRGGGGPAGERGPGELAGNLGADPLRDPRTAIDLARRCVADLPGLRAVVVDGTPYHDAGGSDAEELGCSVAAGVAALRILTGAGLGVDEAFGQLEFRYAATADQFLTIAKLRAARRLWARVAEVCGAGTSGRGAGQRQHAVTGSAMMTARDPWVNMLRTTLACFAAGTGGADAVTVQPFDARLGLPDAFARRIARNTHALLVEEAGVARVIDPAGGSWYVERLTEELAGKAWEWFQEIERAGGMAAALESGLVAGRLAATWKRRSENIAHRRDPITGVSEFPDLAERVPVRQARPGRAGGVRYAQEFEALRDLADAQESRPKVFLATIGPVSAHTARASFAANLFQSGGIATVTAAPSGPGADPAAVAAAPGVDPGRIAAAFAASGAEVACLCSSDRLYGEHAEAVAAALRQAGARKVWLAGKGEFAGVDANLYAGCDALGVLRTTFDDLGVAR from the coding sequence ATGACGGTGCCGCCTGAGGAACTCCGATCGGCCGCCGATTTCCCGCCGACCACGCGGGAACGGTGGCGCGAGCTGGCGCTCGGGGTCCTGCGAAAGTCCGGAGTCGAGGCCGGCTCTCCCGAGGAGGCGCTGGCCTCCCTCACCTATGACGGCGTGACCATCGCGCCGCTCTACGACGCGTCCGATCTCCCGGACGATCCCGGCCTGCCGGGGTCGGCCCCCTACGTCCGCGGCGCCCGGCCGGAGGGCGGAAGCTGGGAGGTGCGGCAGAGGCACGAGGTGGCCGATCCCGAGGCGGTCCTCGCCGACCTGGAGAACGGTGTCACCTCGCTCTGGCTCGCCCTGGAGCCCGAGGACCTGCCCCGCGTGCTGGACCGGGTCCACCTGGAGCTGATCTCGATCACCCTGGACGCGGGGGAGCGGACCCGCGAGGCGGCCGAGGCGCTGTTCGCGGTGGCCGAGGGCAAGAGGGCCGCCGCCGGCCGGCTCCGCGGGCCGGGGGAGAGCGCCTCCGCCGGATCCGCCGGGCCTGCGGACGGCCGCGGCGGGGGCGGCCCGGCAGGGGAGAGGGGGCCGGGAGAGCTCGCCGGCAACCTGGGCGCCGACCCGCTCCGCGACCCGCGGACCGCGATCGACCTGGCCCGGCGCTGCGTCGCCGACCTCCCGGGCCTGCGGGCGGTCGTCGTGGACGGTACGCCCTACCACGACGCGGGCGGCAGCGACGCCGAGGAGCTCGGCTGCTCCGTCGCGGCGGGGGTCGCGGCCCTGCGGATCCTGACCGGCGCCGGTCTCGGTGTCGATGAGGCGTTCGGGCAGCTGGAGTTCCGCTACGCCGCCACCGCCGACCAGTTCCTCACCATCGCCAAGCTCCGCGCCGCGCGCCGGCTCTGGGCGCGCGTCGCCGAGGTGTGCGGGGCGGGGACGTCCGGACGCGGGGCGGGACAGCGGCAGCACGCGGTGACCGGCTCGGCCATGATGACCGCCCGCGACCCGTGGGTGAACATGCTCCGCACCACGCTCGCCTGCTTCGCCGCCGGGACCGGCGGGGCCGACGCGGTGACCGTGCAGCCGTTCGACGCCCGGCTCGGCCTGCCGGACGCCTTCGCCCGCCGCATCGCGCGCAACACCCACGCGCTGCTCGTCGAGGAGGCCGGGGTGGCCCGGGTGATCGACCCGGCCGGCGGCTCCTGGTACGTCGAGCGCCTCACCGAGGAGCTGGCCGGGAAGGCCTGGGAGTGGTTCCAGGAGATCGAGCGCGCCGGCGGCATGGCCGCGGCCCTGGAGTCGGGGCTCGTCGCCGGGCGGCTCGCCGCGACCTGGAAGCGGCGCTCGGAGAACATCGCCCACCGCCGCGACCCGATCACCGGGGTGAGCGAGTTCCCCGACCTCGCCGAGAGGGTCCCCGTCCGCCAGGCCAGGCCCGGCCGGGCCGGCGGGGTCCGCTACGCCCAGGAGTTCGAGGCGCTCCGCGACCTGGCCGACGCCCAGGAGAGCAGGCCGAAGGTGTTCCTGGCGACCATCGGCCCGGTGTCCGCGCACACCGCCAGGGCGTCGTTCGCGGCGAACCTGTTCCAGTCCGGCGGCATCGCCACTGTGACCGCCGCGCCCTCCGGCCCCGGCGCGGACCCCGCCGCCGTGGCCGCCGCGCCGGGCGTGGACCCCGGCCGGATCGCCGCCGCGTTCGCCGCCAGCGGCGCGGAGGTCGCGTGCCTGTGCTCCAGCGACAGGCTGTACGGCGAGCACGCCGAGGCCGTGGCCGCCGCGTTGAGACAGGCGGGGGCGAGGAAGGTCTGGCTGGCCGGGAAGGGAGAGTTCGCAGGCGTGGACGCCAACCTCTATGCCGGGTGCGACGCACTCGGTGTGCTCCGCACGACCTTCGACGACCTGGGGGTGGCTCGATGA